In Trifolium pratense cultivar HEN17-A07 linkage group LG7, ARS_RC_1.1, whole genome shotgun sequence, a genomic segment contains:
- the LOC123897084 gene encoding uncharacterized protein LOC123897084 codes for MATAVSNAAGRHSLSQILKEFVKFAVGSAIDGSLKIIPGGRKQVDKMVPEGLINMPMPTVLKTNKHLDKKVANELHFDAKMEEVKEEMNNIKQQYKTSTKLAEESQQPPNKMDDDGFKGINLVQKNGRRVFIRSRL; via the exons ATGGCCACCGCCGTGTCCAACGCTGCTGGCCGCCACTCGTTAAGCCAAATCCTTAAAGAATTCGTCAAGTTCGCAGTTGGCTCCGCCATCGACGGCTCCCTCAAAATCATCCCTG GAGGTAGAAAGCAGGTAGATAAGATGGTGCCGGAAGGACTAATAAATATGCCGATGCCAACAGTTTTAAAGACCAATAAACACCTTGATAAAAAGGTTGCAAATGAACTCCATTTTGACGCTAAAATGGAGGAAGTGAAGGAAGAAATGAATAATATAAAGCAGCAGTACAAAACATCAACCAAACTTGCTGAAGAGTCACAACAGCCTCCAAACAAAATGGATGATGATGGCTTTAAGGGAATTAATCTTGTGCAGAAAAATGGGAGGAGAGTGTTCATTCGGTCTCGTCTATAG
- the LOC123897085 gene encoding uncharacterized protein LOC123897085 encodes MNFLMRSTTHVDRDNNNNNKPSSVSESRLDSLPPPSAPLTGSHSLESFLSDDPYAKFGTRVEHFEGDIDTENDLKNDLAKHFDVSQEQGWIAIPFKELPEDWNHVSDIQSLHPLDRSFLFPGEQVHIVACLSACKQDTEIITPFKVAAVMSKNTIGHSINKENGNINNSVAGEEQLSPSGQDQNKENLPKEKNDHPTDVASGESLLRMEDHRRQTASLLEKFKSSHFFVRICESDEPLWSKHGSSEKSNSSKTNGQKISTIEVKETAKHESSISAVIDRANFDATISGGVARNSVKCFALPNGDIVVLLQVNVGVNFLRDPCIEILQYEKYEGKILSSENQDNSLYTNQDPCGDLLKWILPLDNILPTASRPLSPLLSTNSGSGNTSQRSNSTSSSGPQIFSFGSHFRSYSMSSMPQNTSVPPAVPLKAASSKPNFDIDDWDQISSQKFLRKKNGAEELLSFRGVSLERERFSVCCGLQGIHTPGRRWRRKLEIIQPVEIHSFAADCNSEDLLCVQIKNVAPAHAPDIVIYIDAITIIFEEATKSGPLSSLPFACIEAGNDHSLPNLALRKGEEHSFILKPATSVSNNLKVLEESPRLSNLQSGSSASKLSVSSNNSLDRSKISSIDDQYAVMVSCRCNYTTSKLFFKQPTSWRPRTSRDIMISVASEMSGESPGPYERNSQLAVQVLTLQASNLTSEDLTLTVLAPASFISPPSVVSLSSPTTPMSPFIGFTEFLGRINDDGKPQTVSTNDDVIPSSGLSCTHLWLQSRVPLGCIPSQSTATIKLELLPLTDGTITLDSLQIDVKEKGLTYIPERSLKINATSSISKGII; translated from the exons ATGAATTTCTTGATGCGTTCTACGACACATGTAGAtagagataataataataataataaacctTCGTCGGTTTCAGAATCTCGTCTTGATTCGCTTCCTCCACCTTCTGCGCCACTTACAGGCTCTCATTCTTTGGAGAGTTTCTTGTCGGATGATCCGTATGCTAAGTTTGGGACAAGAGTTGAACACTTTGAAGGAGATATTGATACTGAAAATGATTTGAAAAATGATTTGGCTAAGCATTTCGATGTTTCTCAAGAACAAGGATGGATTGCTATTCCTTTTA aagaACTTCCTGAAGATTGGAATCACGTGTCAGATATCCAGTCACTGCATCCTCTTGACCGTTCCTTTCTCTTTCCTG GTGAGCAAGTTCATATTGTGGCATGCTTGTCTGCATGTAAGCAGGATACAGAGATTATCACTCCCTTTAAAGTTGCTGCCGTGATGAGTAAGAATACAATAGGTCACAGCATTAACAAAGAAAATGGGAACATCAATAATTCAGTAGCTGGGGAAGAGCAACTTAGTCCTAGTGGTCAAGATCAGAACAAGGAAAACCTTCCAAAGGAAAAGAATGATCATCCAACAGATGTTGCTTCTGGTGAATCCCTTCTAAGGATGGAAGATCACAGAAGACAAACTGCATCATTGTTGGAAAAATTCAAGAGTTCGCACTTTTTTGTGAGGATTTGTGAGTCTGATGAGCCACTTTGGTCTAAACACGGTTCTTCAGAAAAGTCCAACTCCTCTAAAACAAATGGCCAAAAGATCTCAACAATTGAAGTGAAAGAAACCGCAAAACACGAGTCTTCTATTAGTGCAGTTATTGATAGAGCAAATTTTGATGCAACTATTTCTGGTGGAGTGGCTAGAAATTCTGTGAAGTGTTTTGCCCTACCTAATGGAGATATAGTG GTTCTTTTACAGGTGAATGTTGGTGTTAATTTTCTTAGAGACCCTTGTATAGAAATTCTTcaatatgaaaaatatgaagGGAAAATATTGTCTTCTGAGAACCAGGACAATTCACTTTACACAAACCAGGATCCATGTGGAGACCTATTGAAATGGATACTTCCATTAGATAACATCCTTCCCACTGCGTCTCGCCCGTTATCTCCTCTTTTGTCTACAAACTCTGGAAGTGGTAACACCTCTCAGAGGTCTAATTCTACATCCTCATCTGGCCCTCAGATATTCTCTTTTGGCAGCCATTTCAGAAGTTATTCCATGTCATCAATGCCCCAAAATACTAGTGTGCCGCCTGCTGTTCCTTTGAAAGCAGCTAGTTCTAAGCCAAATTTTGACATTGATGATTGGGACCAGATCTCATCCCAGAagtttttaaggaaaaaaaatggggCTGAAGAACTTTTATCTTTTCGAGGTGTTTCATTGGAGCGAGAAAGATTTTCTGTTTGTTGTGGGTTGCAAGGTATCCATACCCCAGGAAGAAGGTGGAGAAGGAAACTTGAAATAATACAACCTGTAGAGATTCATTCTTTTGCTGCTGACTGCAATTCAGAGGATCTTCTGTGCGTTCAAATAAAG AATGTTGCTCCTGCACATGCTCCGGATATTGTCATATATATAGATGCCATTACAATTATATTTGAAGAAGCTACAAAAAGCGGACCACTGTCATCATTACCATTTGCATGTATTGAAGCTGGAAATGACCATTCTTTACCAAATTTAGCCCTCAG GAAAGGTGAGGAGCACTCTTTTATCCTTAAACCTGCAACTTCTGTGTCGAACAATCTAAAGGTGCTGGAGGAAAGCCCTCGCCTATCAAATTTGCAATCTGGAAGCTCGGCATCAAAATTAAGTGTTTCTTCCAATAATAGTCTTGACAGAAGTAAGATTTCTTCTATCGATGATCAGTATGCAGTTATGGTGTCATGTCGATGCAATTATACAA CGTCAAAATTGTTCTTCAAACAACCAACCAGTTGGCGTCCACGTACATCGAGGGATATTATGATTTCCGTTGCATCTGAGATGTCTGGAGAATCTCCAGGACCTTATGAAAGAAATTCCCAACTTGCCGTGCAg GTTTTGACTCTTCAAGCTTCGAATTTGACATCTGAGGATCTAACTTTGACAGTGCTTGCTCCAGCATCTTTTATTTCACCCCCTTCAGTGGTCTCACTGAGTTCACCAACCACTCCAATGAGTCCTTTTATTGGTTTCACAGAATTTTTGGGAAGAATAAATGATGATGGTAAACCTCAAACAGTTTCTACAAATGATGATGTCATCCCTAGCTCTGGCCTTAGTTGTACACATCTCTGGCTCCAGAGTAGAGTTCCACTGGG ATGTATCCCATCTCAATCCACAGCCACCATTAAGCTTGAGCTACTCCCGTTGACTGATGGCACAATCACACTTGACTCTTTGCAAATTGATGTCAAAGAAAAAG GTCTTACTTACATCCCTGAGCGCTCACTAAAGATAAATGCAACTTCTAGCATTTCCAAAGGGATTATTTAA